The following are encoded in a window of Variovorax paradoxus genomic DNA:
- a CDS encoding GNAT family N-acetyltransferase yields the protein MTTSSTALTFTNNEAQHRYEAALDGKLAAYAEYNLLTDAILFTHTEVLPEHEGKGVGSGIARHVLNEARANGRHVIPVCQFIAGYIRKHREYADLVRPDIQRAFKI from the coding sequence ATGACCACTTCTTCGACCGCACTCACCTTCACGAACAACGAAGCGCAGCACCGCTACGAGGCTGCGCTCGACGGCAAGCTCGCGGCCTACGCCGAGTACAACCTGCTGACCGACGCGATCCTGTTCACGCACACCGAGGTGCTGCCCGAGCATGAAGGCAAGGGCGTGGGCTCGGGCATTGCGAGGCACGTGCTCAACGAGGCGCGCGCCAACGGGCGGCATGTGATTCCGGTGTGCCAGTTCATCGCGGGCTACATCCGCAAGCACCGCGAGTACGCCGACCTGGTCCGGCCGGACATCCAGCGCGCCTTCAAGATCTGA
- a CDS encoding DMT family transporter: MAWLLLLAAGLVEIVMALALKAAAGWERPAAGALGLGAALASIVLLTAAMKTLPVGTAYAIWTGIGAIGVTLIGIFFFQESAAPLRLVCIGLIFLGIVGLKLQS, translated from the coding sequence ATGGCCTGGTTGCTGCTGCTTGCCGCCGGATTGGTGGAGATCGTGATGGCCCTCGCGCTGAAGGCCGCGGCGGGCTGGGAGCGCCCCGCCGCCGGCGCGCTGGGCCTGGGCGCCGCGCTGGCGAGCATCGTCCTGCTCACTGCCGCGATGAAGACGCTGCCGGTCGGGACGGCCTACGCGATCTGGACCGGCATCGGCGCCATCGGCGTCACGCTGATCGGCATCTTCTTTTTCCAGGAAAGCGCCGCGCCGCTGCGGCTGGTGTGCATCGGGCTGATCTTCCTGGGGATCGTCGGCCTGAAGCTGCAGAGCTAG
- a CDS encoding FMN-binding glutamate synthase family protein: MPTIIPFPARYSAFALCVLGLVACLAMVLASPHLWLAWAGVAVFAVLTGTGVHDLRQPRHAILRNYPVIGHLRFLLEFIRPEIRQYFIESDAEAAPFSRAQRSLVYQRAKGEPDNRPFGTQLNVSAAGYEWINHSMQPTKLANHDFRIVIGGTPQSADTDLAQVCTQPYSASVFNISAMSFGALSANAILALNQGAKMGGFAHDTGEGSISQHHRVHGGDLIWEIGSGYFGCRNDDGSFNAERFAANARDPQVKMIEIKLSQGAKPGHGGVLPAPKVTPEIAAARGVPVGVDCISPASHSAFSTPTEMMHFIAKLRELSGGKPTGFKFCLGHPWEWFGIVKAMQATGITPDFIVVDGAEGGTGAAPVEFSDHVGAPLQEGLLLVHNTLIGVNLRHRIKIGCAAKVITAFDVARMMALGADWCNAARGFMMALGCIQAQSCHTGHCPTGVTTQDPVRQQALVVPTKADRVRNFHRSTLHALQELVQAAGLDHPQQITAHHIVRRISDTEVRLLSNLVMQVQPGALLGPLDNQHTVFRTYWPLASAQSFQPLTQGPHGLLAPGFAMAA; encoded by the coding sequence ATGCCCACGATTATTCCGTTTCCCGCACGCTACAGCGCGTTCGCCCTGTGTGTGCTCGGTCTGGTCGCCTGCCTGGCGATGGTTCTGGCCTCGCCGCACCTGTGGCTGGCCTGGGCCGGGGTGGCCGTTTTTGCGGTGCTCACGGGCACCGGCGTGCACGACCTGCGCCAGCCGCGACACGCCATTTTGCGCAACTACCCGGTCATCGGGCACCTGCGCTTTCTGCTCGAATTCATCCGCCCCGAGATCCGCCAGTACTTCATCGAGAGCGATGCCGAGGCCGCGCCGTTCTCGCGCGCCCAGCGCTCGCTGGTGTACCAGCGCGCCAAGGGCGAGCCCGACAACCGGCCCTTCGGCACCCAGTTGAACGTGTCGGCCGCGGGCTACGAGTGGATCAACCACTCGATGCAGCCCACCAAGCTGGCGAACCACGATTTCCGCATCGTGATCGGCGGCACGCCGCAGTCGGCCGACACAGACCTGGCGCAGGTCTGTACCCAGCCTTACAGCGCGAGCGTGTTCAACATCTCGGCGATGAGCTTCGGCGCGCTGTCGGCCAACGCGATCCTCGCGCTCAACCAGGGCGCGAAGATGGGCGGCTTCGCGCACGACACCGGCGAGGGCTCGATCTCGCAGCACCACCGCGTGCATGGCGGTGACCTGATCTGGGAAATCGGCTCGGGCTACTTCGGCTGCCGCAACGACGACGGCAGCTTCAACGCCGAGCGCTTCGCCGCCAACGCGCGCGACCCGCAGGTGAAGATGATCGAGATCAAGCTCAGCCAGGGCGCCAAGCCGGGCCACGGCGGCGTGCTGCCTGCGCCCAAGGTCACGCCCGAGATTGCGGCGGCGCGCGGCGTGCCGGTGGGCGTGGACTGCATCTCGCCCGCGTCGCACAGCGCGTTCTCCACGCCGACGGAGATGATGCATTTCATCGCGAAGCTGCGCGAGCTGTCGGGCGGCAAGCCGACCGGCTTCAAGTTCTGCCTCGGCCACCCGTGGGAATGGTTCGGCATCGTCAAGGCGATGCAGGCGACGGGCATCACGCCCGATTTCATCGTGGTCGACGGTGCCGAAGGCGGCACGGGCGCGGCGCCGGTCGAGTTCAGCGACCACGTGGGCGCGCCCTTGCAGGAAGGCCTGCTGCTGGTACACAACACGCTCATCGGCGTGAACCTGCGCCACCGCATCAAGATCGGCTGCGCGGCCAAGGTGATCACCGCCTTCGACGTGGCCCGCATGATGGCGCTGGGCGCCGACTGGTGCAACGCGGCGCGCGGTTTCATGATGGCGCTGGGCTGCATCCAGGCGCAGAGCTGCCACACCGGCCACTGCCCCACCGGCGTGACCACGCAGGACCCGGTGCGCCAGCAGGCGCTGGTGGTGCCGACCAAGGCCGACCGCGTGCGCAACTTCCACCGCAGCACGCTGCATGCGCTGCAGGAGCTGGTGCAGGCTGCCGGCCTGGACCATCCGCAGCAGATCACCGCGCACCACATCGTGCGCCGCATCTCCGACACCGAGGTGCGCCTGTTGAGCAACCTGGTGATGCAGGTGCAGCCCGGCGCGCTGCTCGGGCCGCTCGACAACCAGCACACCGTGTTCCGCACCTACTGGCCGCTGGCCAGTGCACAGAGTTTCCAGCCCCTGACGCAGGGCCCGCACGGGCTGCTGGCGCCGGGCTTCGCCATGGCCGCATGA
- a CDS encoding nuclear transport factor 2 family protein, with protein MTAATHAPTIERFYSAFSQLDAATMAACYAPDAVFDDEAFSLRGQREIGGMWRMLCDATKAKGADVWRLSWRDVQADGRTGSAHWDAHYRFSATGRLVDNSIDARFTFTPDGLIATHRDRFAFWTWSRQALGTPGLLLGWTPMLRNKVRATAAANLATFLARQPS; from the coding sequence ATGACCGCAGCCACCCACGCCCCGACCATCGAGCGCTTCTACAGCGCGTTCTCGCAACTCGACGCCGCCACCATGGCCGCCTGCTACGCGCCCGACGCGGTGTTCGACGACGAGGCCTTTTCGCTGCGCGGCCAGCGCGAGATCGGCGGCATGTGGCGCATGCTCTGCGACGCCACCAAGGCCAAGGGCGCCGACGTGTGGCGCCTGAGCTGGCGCGACGTGCAGGCCGACGGCCGCACGGGCAGCGCGCACTGGGATGCCCACTACCGCTTCAGCGCCACCGGCCGGCTGGTCGACAACAGCATCGACGCGCGCTTCACCTTCACGCCCGACGGCCTGATCGCCACGCACCGCGACCGCTTTGCGTTCTGGACCTGGTCGCGCCAGGCGCTGGGCACGCCGGGCCTGCTGCTGGGCTGGACGCCGATGCTGCGCAACAAGGTGCGCGCCACCGCCGCCGCCAACCTCGCTACTTTTCTTGCACGCCAACCCTCATGA
- a CDS encoding Acg family FMN-binding oxidoreductase has translation MRERRNFVRLLGGGLAVAAGATALATWWLHADVPAAAFEIWNGPGDEPDVRKRAIAYAVTAPTAYNGQPWRVDLREPGAIVLYTDRARVQPATDPFGRQLMIGHGAFIELLVMALAQQGVQARVQLWPQGEPAGEPPQWPDLPVARLTLSRGGTPDPLFAQVLRRRTPKQRFDTGRTVSADMLQGLTAAVASSAGAGVQSAGTVDMARVLPLRKLCAAAAHVELATPHTARENLRMLRIGPQEILAHRDGVSLNDPALRLAVALGRFDREVPAAEDSLSFRQTLRMFEDQAHTAMGFVWISTGGNSRSEQIAAGRAYVRQQLRATDLGLGMQPMSQPLEEFPEMAPHYAAAHDMLIGAVPSRHARSPTVQMMCRLGFPTGPVPPAPRRPVGDFMQA, from the coding sequence ATGAGAGAACGCAGAAATTTCGTGCGCCTGCTGGGAGGCGGCCTCGCGGTGGCGGCGGGCGCGACGGCCCTGGCGACCTGGTGGCTTCATGCCGACGTGCCGGCCGCCGCCTTCGAGATCTGGAACGGCCCGGGCGACGAGCCCGATGTGCGCAAGCGCGCCATCGCCTATGCCGTCACCGCGCCCACGGCCTACAACGGCCAGCCCTGGCGGGTCGACCTGCGCGAGCCCGGGGCCATCGTGCTGTACACCGACCGCGCGCGCGTGCAGCCCGCCACCGATCCGTTCGGGCGCCAGCTCATGATCGGCCACGGCGCGTTCATCGAGCTGCTGGTGATGGCACTGGCCCAGCAGGGCGTGCAGGCACGCGTGCAGCTGTGGCCGCAGGGCGAACCGGCGGGCGAACCGCCGCAGTGGCCCGACCTGCCGGTGGCGCGCCTCACGCTGTCGCGCGGCGGCACGCCCGATCCGCTGTTCGCGCAGGTGCTGCGGCGGCGCACGCCCAAGCAGCGCTTCGACACCGGGCGCACGGTGTCGGCCGACATGTTGCAGGGGCTCACCGCGGCCGTGGCCTCGAGTGCCGGCGCGGGTGTGCAGTCTGCCGGCACGGTCGACATGGCCCGCGTGCTGCCGCTGCGCAAGCTCTGTGCGGCCGCGGCGCACGTGGAGCTGGCCACGCCCCACACCGCACGCGAGAACCTGCGCATGCTGCGCATCGGGCCGCAGGAAATCCTGGCGCACCGCGACGGCGTGTCGCTCAACGACCCGGCGCTGCGCCTGGCCGTTGCGCTGGGGCGCTTCGACCGCGAGGTGCCGGCCGCCGAAGACAGCCTGTCGTTCCGGCAGACGCTGCGGATGTTCGAGGACCAGGCCCACACGGCGATGGGCTTCGTCTGGATCAGCACCGGTGGCAACAGCCGCAGCGAGCAGATCGCCGCGGGCCGCGCCTACGTGCGCCAGCAGCTGCGCGCCACCGACCTGGGCCTGGGCATGCAGCCCATGAGCCAGCCGCTCGAGGAGTTTCCGGAGATGGCGCCGCACTACGCGGCGGCGCACGACATGCTGATCGGCGCCGTGCCGTCGCGCCATGCGCGCAGCCCGACCGTGCAGATGATGTGCCGCCTGGGCTTTCCGACCGGGCCGGTGCCGCCTGCGCCGCGCCGGCCGGTCGGCGATTTCATGCAGGCCTGA
- a CDS encoding helix-turn-helix transcriptional regulator, which produces MAEVINDWQFVEAVMAARTLEEVAQVNRRAMRAMGFNHGAYVLKRPVPAPRADAPAQDALLFFHHLPADWARSRYESLRSNAGEQADARVQHVRAGMPATAWSWLGQVSHTRADIGQRARGLLRSAGEHGLKAGLTVPLWTPGIDWAFMTLTTDATADLRELRATLAPMNYFASCLHSTVRRLQGDAKVPVLSARQREVLHWVAVGKSTWEISEILHISERTVYFHLVSAARKLDTQGRTATCARALALGLLTP; this is translated from the coding sequence ATGGCCGAGGTGATCAACGACTGGCAGTTCGTCGAGGCCGTCATGGCCGCCCGCACGCTCGAGGAGGTCGCGCAGGTCAACCGCCGCGCGATGCGGGCGATGGGCTTCAACCACGGCGCCTACGTGCTCAAGCGTCCGGTGCCCGCGCCCCGTGCCGACGCGCCCGCGCAGGACGCGCTGCTGTTCTTCCACCACCTGCCCGCCGATTGGGCCCGCAGCCGCTACGAGTCGCTGCGCAGCAACGCCGGCGAGCAGGCCGACGCCCGCGTGCAGCATGTGCGTGCCGGCATGCCGGCCACCGCATGGAGCTGGCTCGGGCAGGTGAGCCACACGCGTGCCGACATCGGGCAGCGCGCCCGCGGCCTGCTGCGCAGCGCCGGCGAGCACGGGCTGAAGGCGGGGCTGACCGTGCCGCTGTGGACGCCCGGCATCGACTGGGCCTTCATGACCCTCACCACCGACGCGACCGCCGACCTGCGCGAACTGCGGGCCACGCTGGCGCCGATGAACTACTTCGCCTCCTGCCTGCACTCAACGGTGCGCCGGCTGCAGGGCGACGCAAAGGTGCCGGTGCTGAGCGCGCGCCAGCGCGAGGTGCTGCACTGGGTGGCCGTCGGCAAGTCGACCTGGGAAATTTCCGAGATCCTGCACATCAGCGAGCGCACCGTGTACTTCCACCTCGTGAGCGCCGCCCGCAAGCTCGACACGCAAGGCCGCACCGCCACCTGTGCACGCGCCCTGGCGCTGGGCCTGCTCACACCCTGA
- a CDS encoding YecA family protein has protein sequence MTTTPETPIPLKPPRPRPQALGPDDFDALDTALDAMREHDEEIPQWEFCEGFMAALICTRRPIDPTEYWPVLLGDNFVPAQHMEFVWNWKRRWREIEEGLDAPVESLEDERSWQPEVLDTRGAIASLPEEERAEMAGEEIPSFAQVWALGFMYAVENWPEDWAAPRDKEAAQMLDDALDNLVALTEDDTAKPTLSMYDENGPPSVSQQRLDDFGAAIWAVYDLRQLWKSLGPKVETIRKEAEPGRNDPCPCGSGKKYKKCHGA, from the coding sequence ATGACGACCACCCCAGAGACCCCGATACCCCTGAAACCGCCCCGGCCACGGCCCCAAGCCCTGGGCCCCGACGATTTCGACGCCCTCGACACCGCGCTCGACGCCATGCGCGAGCACGACGAGGAAATTCCCCAGTGGGAGTTCTGCGAAGGCTTCATGGCCGCGCTGATCTGCACCCGCCGCCCCATCGACCCCACCGAATACTGGCCCGTGCTGCTGGGCGACAACTTCGTGCCGGCCCAGCACATGGAGTTCGTCTGGAACTGGAAGCGCCGCTGGCGCGAGATCGAGGAAGGCCTCGACGCCCCGGTCGAATCGCTCGAAGACGAGCGCAGCTGGCAGCCCGAAGTGCTCGACACGCGCGGCGCCATCGCTTCGCTGCCCGAGGAAGAACGCGCGGAAATGGCCGGCGAAGAGATTCCCTCGTTCGCCCAGGTCTGGGCGCTCGGCTTCATGTACGCGGTCGAAAACTGGCCCGAAGACTGGGCCGCCCCGCGCGACAAGGAAGCCGCGCAGATGCTCGACGACGCGCTCGACAACCTCGTCGCGCTGACCGAGGACGACACCGCCAAGCCCACGCTGTCGATGTACGACGAGAACGGCCCGCCGAGCGTGAGCCAGCAGCGCCTGGACGACTTCGGTGCCGCGATCTGGGCGGTGTACGACCTGCGCCAGCTCTGGAAGAGCCTGGGCCCGAAGGTCGAGACGATCCGCAAGGAAGCCGAACCCGGCCGCAACGACCCGTGCCCTTGCGGCAGTGGAAAAAAGTACAAGAAGTGCCACGGCGCATGA
- a CDS encoding LysR family transcriptional regulator has translation MQDADWDDFRVFLAVGQAGSLSGAARQLGVNHSTVLRRLGALEARMAVRLFDRLPAGYAMTLAGEALRERLQGVGEQIDAAQRHLMGLDLRLTGVIRITSTDTFMVGLLGPILADFRALHPGIELQVVMNNLFLNLTKREADVAIRPTNAPPDHLVGRRAGRLQTAVYASKAYLAKHPAQTPLAAYDWVAPDEGLSHLMQAKWLREQVPPARIAARVDSLVGMTQLVKRGLGLGMLLCMLADAEDELVQVEPPKEALDTQVWVLTHPDLKEVARIKAFTDFACARLVADAKVLAMPSGR, from the coding sequence ATGCAGGACGCAGACTGGGACGACTTTCGCGTGTTCCTGGCCGTGGGCCAAGCCGGCTCACTCTCGGGCGCCGCGCGCCAGCTGGGCGTCAACCACTCCACCGTGCTGCGGCGCCTGGGCGCGCTCGAGGCGCGCATGGCGGTGCGCCTGTTCGATCGCCTGCCAGCCGGCTATGCGATGACGCTGGCCGGCGAGGCGCTGCGCGAGCGCCTGCAGGGCGTGGGCGAGCAGATCGACGCCGCGCAGCGCCACCTCATGGGGCTCGACCTGCGGCTGACCGGCGTCATCCGCATCACCAGCACCGACACCTTCATGGTCGGCCTGCTCGGGCCGATCCTCGCGGACTTTCGCGCGCTGCACCCGGGCATCGAGCTGCAGGTGGTGATGAACAACCTCTTCCTGAACCTGACCAAGCGCGAAGCCGACGTGGCGATCCGCCCGACCAACGCCCCGCCGGACCACCTGGTCGGGCGTCGGGCAGGGCGGCTGCAGACGGCGGTGTACGCGTCGAAGGCCTACCTCGCGAAGCATCCGGCGCAGACCCCGCTCGCTGCGTACGACTGGGTCGCGCCCGACGAAGGTTTGTCGCACCTGATGCAGGCAAAGTGGCTGCGCGAGCAGGTGCCGCCGGCGCGTATCGCGGCGCGCGTCGACAGCCTCGTCGGCATGACGCAGCTCGTGAAGCGCGGCCTGGGCCTGGGCATGCTCCTGTGCATGCTGGCCGATGCGGAAGACGAGCTGGTGCAGGTCGAGCCGCCGAAGGAGGCGCTCGACACGCAGGTCTGGGTGCTGACGCATCCCGACCTGAAGGAGGTCGCGCGGATCAAGGCCTTCACCGACTTTGCCTGCGCGCGGCTCGTTGCCGACGCGAAGGTGCTGGCGATGCCTTCAGGGCGCTAG
- a CDS encoding PIN domain-containing protein — MTLPAPDLVVIDTNIALDLLVFEDPAWTPLVDDLARGALRWLATPAMRSELERVLGYPLIARRMAQRELTIAVVLADFDARVQLVTEVPARAPCVCSDPDDQVFIDLSVAHGAQLYSKDKAVLSMKKRLALRGVAVRAALA, encoded by the coding sequence ATGACCTTGCCAGCCCCCGACCTCGTCGTCATCGACACCAACATCGCCCTCGACCTGCTGGTCTTCGAAGACCCCGCCTGGACGCCGCTGGTCGACGACCTCGCGCGCGGCGCACTGCGCTGGCTGGCCACGCCCGCGATGCGCAGCGAACTGGAACGCGTGCTCGGCTACCCGCTGATCGCCCGGCGCATGGCGCAGCGCGAACTGACGATCGCCGTCGTGCTCGCCGATTTCGATGCGCGCGTGCAGCTGGTGACCGAGGTGCCGGCGCGCGCGCCCTGCGTGTGCAGCGATCCGGACGACCAGGTGTTCATCGACCTGTCCGTCGCCCACGGGGCGCAGCTGTACAGCAAGGACAAGGCGGTGCTGTCGATGAAGAAGCGGCTGGCGCTGCGGGGCGTGGCGGTGCGGGCGGCGCTGGCATAG
- a CDS encoding MFS transporter yields MVLALCAGVALSQAFRTVGAIMASPLQSDFHLSAQALGIFSGAFHFAFGAMQLFMGIGIDLHGVRRTVLVAFPVAIAGALLSAMSSSYLVLVAGQALIGIGCAPAFLVCTVFIARHFPAARFATVSGMVLAIGGLGMLATGTPLAWLVQAYSWRAGFLVLALASALAWLAIWRWVHEPASAVPQQKESIPEAVRQFGALFAMPHTLGIMVLGAVTYAAFISLRGLWLGPLMMERHGYSLVQSGNVALVVSVISLFGAPLFGRFDRDGVARRRWIVACGLIYAGLFALIAVLHSAWLDIAGMVLIGVLSGFIVWQYADVRVAYPAALTGRAMAVFTMAMFLGVAFMQWGTGVAASVAAAQGGDPLTAVLAVIAVLLVVGIAAFAWLPAPKAASVRS; encoded by the coding sequence ATGGTCCTCGCGCTCTGCGCAGGAGTCGCGCTCAGCCAGGCGTTCCGCACCGTCGGCGCCATCATGGCCAGCCCGCTGCAATCGGACTTTCATCTCTCCGCCCAAGCCCTCGGCATTTTCTCGGGGGCTTTTCACTTTGCGTTCGGCGCGATGCAGCTCTTCATGGGCATCGGCATCGATCTGCACGGCGTGCGCCGCACGGTGCTCGTGGCCTTTCCCGTCGCGATCGCGGGCGCGTTGCTGTCGGCGATGTCGTCGAGCTACCTCGTGCTCGTGGCCGGGCAGGCGCTGATCGGCATCGGCTGCGCACCGGCCTTCCTGGTGTGCACCGTGTTCATCGCGCGGCACTTTCCTGCAGCGCGTTTTGCGACCGTGTCAGGCATGGTGCTGGCCATCGGCGGCCTGGGCATGCTGGCCACCGGCACGCCGCTCGCGTGGCTGGTGCAGGCGTACTCGTGGCGCGCGGGCTTCCTGGTGCTTGCCTTGGCGTCTGCATTGGCCTGGCTCGCGATCTGGCGCTGGGTGCACGAGCCCGCATCGGCCGTGCCGCAGCAGAAGGAGTCGATTCCCGAAGCCGTGCGCCAGTTCGGCGCGCTGTTCGCGATGCCGCACACGCTCGGCATCATGGTGCTGGGCGCGGTGACGTATGCGGCCTTCATCTCGCTGCGCGGGCTGTGGCTCGGTCCGCTGATGATGGAACGCCACGGCTACTCGCTGGTGCAAAGCGGCAACGTGGCGCTCGTGGTGTCGGTGATCTCGCTGTTCGGCGCGCCGCTGTTCGGCCGCTTCGACCGCGACGGTGTTGCGCGCCGCCGCTGGATCGTGGCCTGCGGCCTGATCTACGCGGGGCTGTTCGCGCTCATCGCCGTGCTGCATTCCGCGTGGCTCGACATCGCGGGCATGGTGCTCATCGGCGTGCTCTCGGGCTTCATCGTCTGGCAGTACGCCGACGTGCGCGTGGCCTACCCGGCCGCACTCACGGGCCGCGCGATGGCCGTCTTCACCATGGCGATGTTCCTGGGCGTCGCGTTCATGCAGTGGGGCACCGGCGTGGCGGCCTCGGTGGCCGCGGCGCAGGGCGGCGATCCGCTGACCGCCGTGCTGGCGGTCATTGCCGTGTTGCTGGTCGTCGGCATCGCAGCCTTTGCGTGGCTGCCCGCGCCGAAGGCGGCTTCCGTCAGATCTTGA